One window from the genome of Montipora foliosa isolate CH-2021 chromosome 5, ASM3666993v2, whole genome shotgun sequence encodes:
- the LOC138002601 gene encoding uncharacterized protein, whose translation MKRYDPTEDGYRRKFRASKPEVDESPEQFKVRLERYLLRWLELSHTERSFEGLKDLIVEEQFIERLFNQEAVSTVQGGRNKERTALQCHKCYARGHKAINCPALARKCFLFGKQGHEARNCRSGGRKSGGQGKDGNPVQRGQVSAGCLVKSPDLNATPEEVKSCIQNDQLLLACGTVEAQCLSDPIYDQIIGNVRNARDAQNPEPSWQEACAVTTRNQAKKKDERTTLKVPSTHENPIVDRKKLKQLQREDESLRKYWDRDGVLVKGQAEISFEEKSGVLYRLYKHPYVNGGKPLKQVMVPEKLRHLIIEVAHGSIMGGHMGIKKTTDKIQSAFYWPGIQGDVTRFCKSCDVCQKTVSKGSVPKVPLEKMPLIDKPFKRVAIDLVGPISPPSEEGHRYILTLVDFSTRYPEAVPLKNIETETVAEAFVDIFSRLGVPEEILSDLGMQFVSDCMREVTRLLSIKQLTTTPYHPLCNGLAEKFNGTMKSMLKTLCSEQPRQWHRYANPLLFAHCEVPQESTGFSPFELLYGRAVRRPMAILKQLWTKEVDEPEVKNSYQYVFELREKLEDTLKLAHSELEKAQQKGKHDCDHKSKVRKFQSGEKVLILLPTDHKKLLMQWKGPFEVSSVVGLNDYKVKVKGKEKVYHGNLLIKYLEREETTAEGVVAGGVGASCVEDAVDCAAKADEAGREKVDFLELGGYVAKESIGDVKTGPNLTDEQRNEFMDPAKQFTNLFTEAPGATDLVQHHVKLISDEPVRSRPYPVPYSIRESLRRDIADMIKMGVIRESSSPYASPVVVVKKKDNTNRVCVDYRKLNKLTVFDLEPMPTAEHLFQKLSGDKFYSKIDLSKGYWQITIPEEDIQKTAFATPDWSYEFLKMPFGMINSAATLKRAMKKLLEDLANVDLYWDDILVHTRTWEEHIKALRELFLRLVQAGPTKCLFGVNSVDFLGRRLEQGMIGLHQDNVEKIKDAPRPSTKKQNLRRSKKECKRTPDLLAAEFADVFDNEAIELHQNGFDLSVEERKDCREEENIDTNLDELSKDPCGLDWTGEENFEHVDSADIDYLSDFDLFSCSSAAGTVYDFDSDNSTDGSDHEDCDVEQAHDNDPPLCEGQEFVNGLKHRFHRRKQAEGKIDDVSLSKYRLFSGLWFGDDKPFFSTFLKPFVDMICAAQVQGFEVELPREEAATSRVMVLLGHFHLSSRSAVLEQVSYNGHDSCCYCTEKGETVSTSARGHVVTFPFRDTPTGHAELQT comes from the exons atgaagagatatgaccctACGGAGGATGGATATCGCCGTAAATTTAGAGCATCAAAGCCGGAAGTCGATGAGAGCCCAGAACAGTTTAAAGTGCGACTGGAGAGATACTTGTTGCGTTGGTTAGAACTGTCGCACACTGAACGTTCTTTTGAAGGCTTGAAAGATCTAATTGTGGAAGAACAGTTTATTGAGAGA CTCTTCAACCAAGAGGCCGTTAGTACAGTCCAAGGCGGAAGAAACAAAGAACGCACAGCTCTCCAGTGTCACAAATGTTATGCCCGTGGTCACAAAGCAATTAACTGCCCAGCTCTagcaagaaagtgtttcctatttGGCAAGCAAGGTCATGAAGCAAggaactgtcgatcaggtggacggaAGTCAGGAGGCCAAGGTAaagatggtaaccctgtgcaacGTGGTCAAGTTAGTGCTGGATGTTTGGTTAAGTCACCAGATCTTAATGCTACCCCCGAAGAAGTCAAGTCGTGTATTCAAAATGATCAGCttctgttagcctgtg GGACAGTAGAAGCGCAGTGCCTTTCAGATCCTATCTACGACcaaattattggtaatgtacgtAATGCAAGGGATGCACAAAATCCAGAACCCAGTTGGCAAGAGGCTTGTGCAGTAACTACCCGAAATCAAGCTAAGAAAAAGGATGAACGCACTACTTTGAAGGTGCCTAGTACCCATGAAAACCCTATTGTGGATAGAAAGAAGCTCAAGCAGCTGCAGCGTGAAGATGAGAGTCTGCGGAAGTACTGGGATCGAGACGGTGTGTTAGTGAAGGGTCAGGCGGAGATTTCCTTCGAAGAAAAATCTGGAGTACTGTACCGCCTGTACAAGCATCCTTACGTGAATGGTGGTAAACCGCTTAAACAAGTTATGGTACCTGAGAAGTTGAGACACCTCATAATAGAAGTAGCTCACGGATCCATCATGGGCGGTCACATGGGCATCAAGAAAACAACAGACAAGATCCAGAGTGCATTTTATTGGCCTGGGATTCAAGGTGACGTAACCCGATTTTGCAAGTCCTGTGACGTGTGTCAGAAGACTGTAAGTAAAGGATCAGTGCCGAAGGTACCGTTAGAGAAGATGCCACTGATTGATAAACcttttaagagagtagcaatagATCTTGTTGGTCCTATCAGTCCCCCGAGTGAAGAAGGACACAGATATATATTGACACTGGTAGATTTTTCGACTCGCTACCCTGAGGCTGTGCCACTAAAGAACATTGAAACAGAGACTGTAGCAGAGGCATTTGTAGATATCTTCAGCCGTCTAGGAGTACCTGAAGAAATCCTGAGTGATCTGGGTATGCAGTTTGTTTCTGACTGTATGAGAGAAGTCACCCGACTACTAAGCATTAAACAGCTTACAACAACACCCTATCACCCGTTATGTAATGGTTTGGCGGAGAAGTTTAATGGAACGATGAAGTCTATGCTCAAGACACTGTGTAGTGagcagccaagacagtggcatcgctacgCAAACCCGCTGTTGTTTGCTCATTGTGAAGTTCCCCAAGAGTCCACTGGTTTTTCACCGTTTGAGCTGttatatggaagagctgtcagaagACCAATGGCTATACTCAAACAGCTGTGGACAAAAGAAGTTGATGAACCTGAGGTAAAGAACAGTTACCAGTACGTTTTTGAATTACGAGAGAAGTTAGAAGATACCCTTAAACTCGCTCATAGTGAACTTGAGAAAGCCCAGCAGAAAGGAAAGCACGATTGCGACCACAAgtctaaagtcaggaagttccAGTCAGGTGAGAAAGTGCTTATACTGCTACCTACCGACCATAAGAAGCTACTTATGCAGTGGAAGGGTCCCTTTGAAGTTAGTTCTGTGGTAGGTCTCAATGACTACAaagtgaaagtaaaaggcaaggAGAAAGTTTACCATGGTAACCTTCTTATAAAGTACCTTGAGCGAGAGGAGACTACAGCCGAAGGAGTAGTAGCTGGTGGAGTAGGCGCTTCGTGTGTAGAAGATGCTGTCGACTGTGCAGCTAAAGCTGATGAAGCAGGGAGAGAAAAGGTTGATTTTTTAGAGCTTGGTGGATATGTAGCCAAGGAATCAATCGGAGATGTTAAAACCGGACCAAATCTGACGGATGAACAACGGAATGAATTTATGGATCCGGCTAAACAGTTCACAAATTTGTTTACTGAAGCTCCAGGTGCCACAGATCTCGTTCAGCATCATGTTAAACTCATTTCAGATGAGCCGGTTAGATCAAGACCTTACCCAGTACCTTACAGCATCAGAGAATCACTGAGAAGAGATATTGCCGACATGATTAAAATGGGAGTTATTAGAGAGTCCAGTTCTCCATATGCATCACCTGTGGTAGTagtgaagaaaaaagacaacacaaACCGTGTGTGCGTTGATTATCGGAAATTAAATAAACTAACTGTATTTGATcttgagcctatgccaactgctgaacATTTGTTTCAGAAGCTTAGTGGAGACAAGTTCTACTCAAAAATTGACCTTAGCAAGGGATATTGGCAGATAACAATACCAGAGGAGGACATTCAGAAAACGGCCTTCGCAACACCTGACTGGTCGTACGAGTTcttgaagatgccgtttggaaTGATCAACTCGGCAGCAACACTGAAGCGTGCAATGAAAAAGTTGCTAGAAGATCTAGCCAATGTTGATTTGTACTGGGATGATAtattggttcacacccgtacttGGGAAGAACATATTAAAGCCCTAAGGGAGCTATTTTTGCGCCTTGTACAAGCGGGGCCTACTAAGTGCCTATTTGGAGTAAACAGTGTGGATTTCCTAGGTCGTCGACTGGAGCAAGGAATGATTGGTCTACATCAGGATAACGTGGAGAAAATTAAAGATGCCCCAAGGCCAAGCACAAAGAAACAG AATTTAAGGAGGAGTAAAAAAGAATGTAAGCGTACTCCAGATCTCCTTGCCGCCGAATTTGCGGACGTATTTGACAATGAAGCCATCGAATTGCATCAAAATGGCTTTGATTTATCTGTTGAAGAGCGAAAAGATTGTCGGGAGGAAGAAAACATTGACACCAACTTAGATGAGTTGTCAAAAGATCCCTGTGGATTGGATTGGACTGGCGAGGAAAACTTTGAACATGTTGACAGCGCTGATATCGATTACTTGTCTGACTTTGATTTATTTTCCTGTTCAAGTGCAGCTGGTACAGTGTATGACTTTGATTCTGATAACTCAACCGATGGGAGTGATCACGAAGACTGTGATGTAGAACAAGCTCATGATAACGATCCTCCGCTCTGCGAAG GTCAAGAGTTTGTCAATGGGCTGAAGCATCGTTTCCACAGAAGAAAGCAGGCGGAAGGAAAAATTGATGATGT GTCATTATCAAAATACAGGCTCTTCAGTGGGTTATGGTTTGGAGATGACAAGCCATTTTTCTCCACGTTTTTAAAACCATTTGTTGACATGATCTGTGCAGCTCAAGTGCAAG gGTTTGAGGTTGAGTTGCCCAGAGAAGAAGCAGCTACTTCACGAGTGATGGTGCTTTTGGGTCATTTTCACCTATCGTCACGCTCTGCAGTGCTAGAACAAGTTTCTTACAATGGGCATGACAGCTGCTGCTATTGTACAGAAAAAGGGGAAACTGTTAGCACTTCTGCCAGAGGTCATGTTGTGACTTTCCCTTTCAGAGATACCCCAACTGGCCATGCGGAACTACAAACCTAA
- the LOC138002602 gene encoding uncharacterized G-patch domain protein DDB_G0278987-like, with amino-acid sequence MTPSKKQVAAKRKQKNPQTHKSPPSQIQLHQGSGLHYQEGNSSHLLSLPAFRKQLSPSTADPASTSNKKEPVNRKQQPQADHSSSHQPSDHELSDHQENDNTDVPPPPTAADSVTSRKKQKGKIKNKTAEQTTTSLSTPSTCSDKSTKKQITHVLSDDDDDSDEYAVITT; translated from the coding sequence ATGACGCCAAGCAAAAAACAAGTAGCTgcgaaaagaaagcaaaaaaacccTCAAACACACAAGAGTCCACCTTCCCAAATCCAATTACATCAGGGTTCTGGACTTCATTACCAAGAGGGCAACAGTAGCCACCTGCTTTCCCTGCCAGCTTTCAGAAAACAGCTTAGTCCAAGCACAGCTGATCCTGCCTCAACATCAAACAAAAAGGAACCTGTAAATAGAAAGCAACAACCACAGGCAGATCACAGTTCTTCTCATCAGCCTTCTGATCATGAGCTTAGTGATCATCAAGAGAATGACAACACTGATGTTCCCCCTCCACCCACAGCTGCAGATTCTGTTACATCACGgaagaaacaaaaaggaaaaataaaaaataaaacagcagAGCAAACAACTACTTCCTTGTCAACACCTTCTACCTGCAGCGACAAATCTACAAAAAAACAGATAACACATGTTTTaagtgatgatgacgatgacagtGATGAATATGCAGTCATCACAACATGA